Below is a window of Gammaproteobacteria bacterium DNA.
TCCACCAGTTCGGTCGTTTTGCTGCTCAAAAAGGCGTAGATGAGCAACAGGGGAATGGCGACCATGAGGCCGAAGGCAGTGGTGTTCATGGCCACCGAAATGCTGGAAGAGAGCAGTTCTGCCTTTTGCGCGGGGTCGGCGGCGGAAACGGCGGTAAAGGCCTGGATCAGCCCGATGATGGTGCCCAGCAGGCCCAGCAACGTGGCGATGTTGGCAAAAGTGGCGAGATAGTGCGTGCGTTTTTCCAGGCGTGGCACCATTTCCATCAAGCCTTCTTCCATGGCGGTTTCAATGTCGTCCCGGCGTTTGGCGCTGGACAGACGGGACAGGCCGTAGGCCAGAATCTTCGCCACCGCAGCGCCTGACTCTTCCGCCGCCAGGCGTGCCTCGCGGAACTTGCCGGCCTCAATCAGGGGCAGCAGCTGGTTCCAGACTTTTACATTGGCGCTGCGCGTGCGCGAAAGGTACATGAAACGCTCGATTGCGATGGCGAGACCCAAGGCCAAAATGAGCACGATGGGGTAGATAAACACGCCTCCCTCTTGCAGAAACCGCACGATAGTGTGGTAGGTCTCCATCCGATTCTCCTCGTGGTTGGTGATTCAAGGCACCGGGATTTCCAAAGCACGGCACGATAGCGCCCCGAAATCCCTGCATAACTAACGGCTGTGCGGGTGGCAATTTAAAGTGATGGCCCGGCGCACTCAAGGTACCCAGGGCCGGTCCCGCAACGGGTGTCACACGCATGTCCAGGTCTTAGAAAATCCGGCTCTGTTCCTCGTGCTGAAGCGGGTCAAACTACGACGCTTCGCCGCCGGCGCTGGGCCCGCCCGGCATCATGGTGAGTCCGGTGCCGGGGTTCCCAGCTGCTGCAGATACTGGATTTCCCGCTGCAGCGTGTCGCGGTCCAGAGGCTTGAGGGGCACGTCCACCTGCCGGGAGAAGGTCCACTCCGGCAACCGGTCTTCCACTTCCCGCCAGGGTACGACGAAGGTGACCCGCGGCAGTTCGCGATTGCCCAGTATGCGGGTTTCGTCCAGCTCCAGGCGGTCTTCCACCGCCCAGGCGCTTTGGGCCGACAACACCACAAGGCAGCCCGCCAGCAGGGCCTTTTTCATGGCTGCGCCTCCTCTTTTGATGAGCGTATGCGTTGTTTGAGATCCGCCAGCCAGGCGGTCAGCTTGTTGTTCTGGCCCCCGTCCAGGGCCTGGTAGCGCTCATAGTGCGCCAGGGCGCGATCCAGTTCGCCCAGATACAGGTCGAACAAGATGGCGATATTGAGATGGGCAAAGGGATAGTCGGGCTTGAGTTTCAAAGCCTGTTGATACGCGTCCCTGGCGGCGGTGAAATGCCCCAGTTTCCTTTGCACGATGCCCAGATAGTTCAGTGCCACATAATCATCGGGATTGAGTTCGGTGGCTTTTTGCAGCTGAGCCAGCGCTTCTTCAAGGCGCTCCTGGCGCGTGTAGAGGATGCCCAGGTTGGTGTGCGGGCTGGCCAGCCTTTCTTGTGCTTCAATGACGGACTTTAGCAGCGCTTCCGCGCGGGCATCATCGCCGTTGTTGAGTGCGGCAATGGCTTCGCTG
It encodes the following:
- a CDS encoding MotA/TolQ/ExbB proton channel family protein, whose protein sequence is METYHTIVRFLQEGGVFIYPIVLILALGLAIAIERFMYLSRTRSANVKVWNQLLPLIEAGKFREARLAAEESGAAVAKILAYGLSRLSSAKRRDDIETAMEEGLMEMVPRLEKRTHYLATFANIATLLGLLGTIIGLIQAFTAVSAADPAQKAELLSSSISVAMNTTAFGLMVAIPLLLIYAFLSSKTTELVDSLEMASVKFLNIIGEHAATSGSKPA
- a CDS encoding tetratricopeptide repeat protein — encoded protein: ASVPPAPVAATPPAAAEADSGVANAQESAPPAQTEEAEAAGPVVDEATRERFSEAIAALNNGDDARAEALLKSVIEAQERLASPHTNLGILYTRQERLEEALAQLQKATELNPDDYVALNYLGIVQRKLGHFTAARDAYQQALKLKPDYPFAHLNIAILFDLYLGELDRALAHYERYQALDGGQNNKLTAWLADLKQRIRSSKEEAQP